A window of Carassius carassius chromosome 44, fCarCar2.1, whole genome shotgun sequence contains these coding sequences:
- the LOC132126542 gene encoding GTPase IMAP family member 8-like, producing the protein MEEELRAVLIGKHHCGKTSVINTILETRTEAEGDEDLKREGFIDGRRVSLVETPDLWKTFNLSDLSNLSKQQLVRRISLISPGPHVVLIVIQADSAFTDTDGKFLEDYVELLGPNVWTHTLVIFTRGDLIKPENLEQNIQKDGSALKRLIEKCENKYHVFNNSNHHDRTQVKELFNKIEGIVQKNNGKHFDIDLKKVKEVNEQWEEIQTRANSRKSRVQEKRSKVQEKAYVRRLEEIRVVLLGWVHCGKSSAGNIILNQDEFATGRKITVLDTPGWWKYFTSEFNPDFIRSAIIGSVSAWEKPPHAILLVIPADTAFQEEQKRITEQCMSILGDDIWRHTIVLFTWGDRFKNISIEQHIESEGEALQWLIEKCRNRYHLFDNTDKKNRDQVTELLQKIDEMVEENCLFHVNTQKNCDSETSHQRNDTEEDLNIQIRLKDVCNFLEVAFKIKAEEIRKKIQNLYEHIMEDCLILEESRSMNFPPDYEDKSPDDPLQQDSMSEAIKTLLEREFIRWESIIIDGVRESLQDIKSSIELSQAERRQQSVDAVERWQQNYNQYVEHTIDKIQDPESGMRKRD; encoded by the exons ATGGAAGAAG AGTTGAGAGCAGTGCTGATTGGAAAACATCACTGTGGGAAAACCTCGGTGATCAACACTATACTGGAAACCAGAACAGAAGCTGAAGGAGATGAGGATTTGAAGAGAGAGGGGTTTATTGATGGAAGGAGAGTCAGTCTTGTTGAAACTCCTGACTTGTGGAAAACCTTCAATCTGAGTGATTTATCCAACCTCTCCAAACAGCAGCTGGTTCGCAGGATTTCTCTGATTTCTCCCGGACCTCATGTGGTTCTGATCGTGATTCAGGCTGATTCTGCATTTACTGACACCGATGGGAAGTTTCTGGAGGATTATGTGGAGCTGCTGGGTCCAAATGTTTGGACTCACACCCTCGTCATCTTCACAAGAGGAGatttaattaaaccagaaaacttAGAGCAGAATATTCAGAAGGACGGGTCGGCACTCAAGCGGCTtattgaaaaatgtgaaaataaatatcatgtttttaataattcaaaCCATCACGACCGAACCCAAGTCAAAGAGCTGTTCAATAAAATAGAAGGAATTGTTCAGAAGAATAACGGCAAGCACTTTGACATTGATCTGAAGAAAGTAAAGGAAGTCAATGAGCAGTGGGAGGAAATTCAGACCAGAGCAAATTCTAGAAAATCCAGAGTACAGGAGAAACGGTCAAAAGTTCAAGAAAAAG cataTGTGCGTCGTCTTGAGGAGATCAGAGTTGTTTTGCTGGGATGGGTTCATTGTGGAAAGAGTTCAGCTGGAAACATCATCTTGAACCAAGATGAATTTGCCACAGGAAGGAAGATTACTGTTTTGGACACTCCAGGCTGGTGGAAGTACTTCACATCTGAATTCAACCCAGATTTCATTAGATCTGCGATCATAGGAAGTGTTTCAGCATGGGAGAAGCCCCCTCATGCCATACTGCTCGTGATTCCAGCAGATACAGCAtttcaggaagaacaaaagagGATCACTGAACAATGTATGTCTATCCTTGGAGATGACATCTGGAGACACACAATAGTTTTATTCACGTGGGGCGACAGATTCAAAAACATCTCAATCGAGCAGCACATTGAGAGTGAAGGTGAAGCTCTTCAGTGGCTGATTGAGAAATGCAGGAACAGATATCACCTCTTTGACAAcacagataagaagaatcgagatCAAGTCACAGAGCTGCTCCAGAAGATTGATGAGATGGTGGAAGAAAATTGTTTGTTCCATGTCAACACACAGAAAAACTGTGATTCAGAAACAAGCCATCAGAGAAATGACACAGAGGAGGATCTGAATATACAGATCAGACTGAAGGATGTCTGTAACTTTCTTGAAGTGGCgtttaaaataaaagctgaagAGATAAGAAAGAAGATACAAAACTTATATGAGCATATCATGGAAGATTGTCTAATCCTTGAGGAATCTCGGAGTATGAATTTTCCTCCTGACT ATGAAGATAAATCTCCTGATGACCCGCTTCAGCAGGACAGCA TGTCTGAGGCAATTAAAACTCTTCTGGAGAGAGAGTTCATCAGATGGGAAAGTATCATCATAGATGGTGTTCGAGAAAGTTTACAGGACATTAAATCATCAATTG AGCTCTCTCAGGCTGAGAGGAGGCAACAGTCAGTGGATGCTGTTGAGAGATGGCAACAGAACTACAATCAATATGTTGAACATACTATTGATAAAATACAAGATCCAGAATCAGGGATGAGGAAAAGAGACTGA